In Panicum virgatum strain AP13 chromosome 4N, P.virgatum_v5, whole genome shotgun sequence, a single window of DNA contains:
- the LOC120671590 gene encoding putative wall-associated receptor kinase-like 16, which yields MQYVIGCLTQSSPYLAAQEGLCTGVGCCQVALSSSLSYHNISFSDANASDMDGERQCRYAMVVEANKFSFHTAYLNATTFWDEHRGEVPMILNWSVGNETCDVAQNDTASYACRSSNSYCINSTSHSGYLCNCSEGYQGNPYLPGDGGCQDINECALSTPPCPGRCINTQGGFYCQNTKNQSFSHSGAAIISVGLSVTVVTLVIAITCSYLIRERRKLANIKEKYFRQHGGLLLLEQISSGQGTTFTIFTEAELMEATDQFDEKNVLGRGGHGTVYKGTLKNGSAVAIKRCISMTDEQRKKEFGKEMLILSQVNHKNIVKLLGCCLEVEVPMLVYEFIPNGTLFHFIHGSNGSHNIPFSTRLRIAHESALALDYLHSCASPPILHGDVKSSNILLDNNYSAKVSDFGASIVAPTDESQFVTLVQGTCGYLDPEYMQTCQLTDKSDVYSFGVVLLELITGKKALNLEGPESERSLSMRFLCAMKEGRLVDVIDDHIKGEENDGLLEEVADLARQCLEMAGENRPAMRDVAERLDRLRKVMQHPWMQRDPEEMESLLGVREPAVAGVEMVSTMFVMEKSVGLLEFGR from the exons ATGCAGTATGTGATCGGGTGCTTGACGCAGTCCTCACCTTACCTCGCAGCACAAGAGGGCTTGTGCACTGGCGTTGGCTGCTGCCAGGTTGCACTCAGTAGCAGCCTGTCCTACCACAATATTTCCTTCAGCGATGCTAATGCAAGTGACATGGATGGCGAAAGGCAGTGCAGATATGCCATGGTGGTGGAGGCCAACAAATTTAGTTTCCACACAGCATATCTGAACGCGACAACCTTCTGGGATGAGCACAGAGGTGAAGTTCCGATGATTCTAAACTGGTCCGTTGGCAATGAGACTTGCGATGTTGCCCAGAACGATACGGCTTCCTACGCCTGCCGTAGCAGCAACAGTTACTGCATCAATTCAACCAGTCATTCTGGTTATCTCTGCAACTGCTCTGAAGGCTACCAAGGCAATCCTTACCTTCCTGGTGATGGCGGATGTCAAG ACATCAATGAGTGTGCCCTTAGCACACCTCCATGCCCTGGGCGTTGCATCAACACACAAGGCGGTTTCTACTGCCAGAACACAAAGAATCAAAGCTTCTCACACTCTGGCGCAGCGATAATATCTGTTG GCCTAAGTGTTACAGTTGTCACACTGGTCATTGCCATCACCTGCTCGTATTTGATCCGTGAAAGGAGGAAACTGGCCAACATCAAGGAGAAATACTTCCGACAACATGGGGGCCTGCTACTGCTGGAGCAGATAAGCTCAGGGCAAGGCACTACATTCACAATCTTCACAGAAGCAGAGCTCATGGAGGCAACGGACCAGTTTGATGAAAAGAATGTTCTTGGCCGTGGTGGCCATGGTACTGTTTACAAAGGCACTCTCAAGaacggcagtgcagttgcgatcAAAAGGTGCATATCTATGACTGATGAGCAGCGCAAGAAAGAGTTCGGCAAGGAGATGCTCATTCTATCCCAGGTCAACCACAAGAACATCGTCAAGCTCCTTGGCTGCTGCCTCGAGGTAGAGGTGCCAATGCTAGTCTATGAGTTCATCCCCAACGGCACACTGTTTCACTTCATCCATGGCAGCAATGGCAGCCATAACATCCCCTTCTCCACTCGTTTGAGGATTGCCCATGAATCTGCCCTAGCCTTGGATTACCTACACTCATGTGCGTCTCCGCCAATCCTTCATGGTGATGTAAAATCCTCCAACATACTTCTTGACAATAATTACTCCGCTAAGGTATCAGACTTCGGAGCATCGATAGTGGCACCAACTGATGAGTCCCAATTTGTCACTCTGGTGCAAGGGACCTGTGGGTACCTGGACCCGGAGTACATGCAGACGTGCCAACTGACAGATAAGAGCGACGTCTACAGCTTCGGCGTCGTTCTCCTGGAGCTGATTACGGGCAAGAAGGCTCTCAACCTCGAAGGGCCTGAGAGCGAGAGGAGCCTTTCCATGAGGTTCTTGTGCGCTATGAAGGAGGGAAGGCTCGTGGACGTGATAGATGACCACATCAAGGGTGAGGAGAACGATGGGCTTCTCGAGGAGGTCGCCGACCTTGCGAGGCAATGCCTGGAGATGGCCGGTGAGAACCGGCCGGCGATGAGAGACGTCGCTGAGAGGCTTGACAGGTTAAGGAAAGTGATGCAGCACCCGTGGATGCAGCGTGACCCCGAggagatggagagcttgctcgGAGTCAGGGagccggcggtggccggtgtGGAGATGGTCAGCACTATGTTTGTCATGGAGAAGAGCGTTGGTTTACTGGAGTTTGGGCGGTAG
- the LOC120669857 gene encoding zinc finger CCCH domain-containing protein 40-like, whose translation MAHRLLRDAQADGWERSDFPIICESCLGDNPYVRMLRAEYDKECKICARPFTVFRWRPGRDARYKKTEICQTCCKLKNVCQVCLLDLEYGLPVQVRDTALAINSNDAIPRSDVNREYFAEEHDRRARAGIDYDSSYGKARPNDTILKLQRTAPYYKRNRAHVCSFYVRGECTRGAECPYRHEMPETGELSQQNIKDRYYGVNDPVAMKLLSKAGEMPSLTPPDDETIRTLYIGGLDSRVTEQDLRDQFYAHGEIESVRMVLQRACAFVTYTTREGAEKAAEELANKLVIKGVRLKLMWGKPQAPKPEEDESGRQGQVSHGGLLPRAVISQQQGSDQPQPPGMEGQHQPPAPASYYFNIPAPPAAERTLYPSMDPQRMGAIVKSQDGEGNPGPQQAGQAQPSSSSGQGGHPAPPPYYHGQYPPYYPPPPYGSYMHPPRMPYPPQYPPYQPMLAPPAQAHASSSQQPVQAGQQPPQGPPAQSQQPAPGPSVQQQPSQN comes from the exons TTAAGAGCAGAATATGACAAAGAGTGCAAAATATGTGCACGTCCTTTTACTGTCTTCCGATGGAGACCTGGTCGGGATGCAAGGTACAAGAAAACAGAGATCTGCCAGACATGTTGCAAGCTGAAAAATGTCTGCCAGGTTTGCCTGCTGGATCTTGAATATGGTCTACCAGTTCAGGTCCGGGATACAGCGCTCGCCATCAATTCGAACGATGCAATTCCAAGGAGTGATGTCAATCGTGAATATTTTGCAGAAGAGCATGATCGAAGG GCCAGAGCTGGCATAGACTATGATTCTTCCTATGGGAAGGCCCGTCCAAATGATACCATTCTGAAGCTTCAGAGGACAGCACCATATTACAAGAGGAACAGGGCTCACGTTTGCAGTTTCTATGTACGTGGTGAATGTACTAGAGGTGCTGAGTGCCCATATCGACATGAGATGCCTGAAACCGGGGAGCTATCTCAACAGAACATCAAAGATCGTTACTATGG AGTTAATGATCCAGTTGCAATGAAACTTTTGAGTAAAGCAGGTGAGATGCCATCCCTGACACCACCAGATGATGAGACTATAAGGACACTATACATTGGTGGACTCGATAGCAGAGTAACTGAACAGGATTTGAGGGACCAGTTTTATGCCCATGGTGAGATCGAGTCCGTAAGGATGGTGCTTCAGCGTGCATGTGCATTTGTGACATACACTACAAGAGAAGGCGCTGAGAAGGCTGCAGAGGAGCTTGCTAACAAACTAGTCATCAAGGGTGTGCGACTGAAGCTCATGTGGGGCAAGCCTCAGGCTCCAAAGCCCGAAGAGGATGAATCGGGAAGGCAGGGGCAGGTTTCCCACGGAGGACTTCTCCCTAGGGCTGTCATATCTCAGCAGCAAGGCAGTGACCAGCCTCAGCCTCCTGGTATGGAGGGCCAGCATCaaccaccagcaccagcatcaTACTACTTCAACattccagctccaccagcagcAGAGCGGACTCTGTACCCGTCCATGGATCCTCAGAGGATGGGTGCTATAGTTAAGTCACAGGATGGAGAAGGCAACCCAGGGCCGCAGCAAGCTGGACAAGCTCAGCCATCAAGCAGCTCAGGACAGGGCGGCCATCCTGCGCCACCACCATACTACCATGGTCAGTATCCACCATACTATCCACCTCCACCATATGGTAGCTACATGCATCCACCTCGCATGCCCTACCCACCCCAGTATCCACCATACCAGCCGATGCTAGCACCACCAGCACAAGCTCACGCAAGTTCATCTCAGCAACCAGTGCAAGCAGGACAGCAGCCACCTCAAGGCCCTCCCGCTCAGTCACAGCAGCCGGCGCCCGGCCCTTCAGTGCAGCAGCAGCCATCCCAGAACTGA